Below is a genomic region from Brassica oleracea var. oleracea cultivar TO1000 chromosome C9, BOL, whole genome shotgun sequence.
TCACTGACTTAGGCTGAAACATTCTGATATGCATCTGTGTATCCGTATTCAATCCCGCAAGATAAGCACTGACTAAGTAGCTCTCACTCAGCTTCACTCTCGTGCGAATCAACTCAAATTTGGCATGATAATCAGCAATACCAGCTGTTTCTTGTAGCTTCTTTAAGTCTGCAATCGGATCATCCAACACATCTTCGAATCTCTCCTTCAGTAACACTTTATATTGTTCCCAATCTTCAATCACGTAAGCGTCTTGTTCCGATTGTGCCAATGATTGATGACAAGCTGCAGCCATCTGATCAAAATGGATCGAAGCTAATCGTACTCGTAAATCGATCGGAGTGTTATCAATTCCGAAGAACTCTTCCACCTTAAACAGCCATTCTTTAACATTCTCACCGTTGAAACGCAGGAAATCGACCTTCGCTAATCTCGTCATGCCGTTGTAAGTAGAATGATTGCCTTCGCTAATTTCATCATCAGCTTGAACGTCTCGATCATTTCACGAACATTCTCATCAGTTCGCGCATGGCGTTCGTTTTGCATCTCGATCGCCTTCTCCAATGCTTCGAATCTGACTCAAAATTGCGACGTCGGTGTCACGCGCCGTCGCGTTCTTCATCAAAGCTTGGGCTCTTGTTTCCGCCATGAATTCTGAGGTTCGACTGGCTCTGATACCTTTGATACAGAAAAATCAAGGTTCAATATAGAATTCCAATAACTCGATTCAAGGTTTGTTACAACAAAGAATCGATCATACCACGCCAAGAGCTTACACGTAGAAACAGCTCAAAAGCAATGATACAATGATCACTCTCACTCACAGAAAGATTAAGAAAAGTTCACTCAATATCTGGATAACTCTCAATCGTAACAAAATCCAACGGACTCTCCTCAACTCCACTCCTCTATAGACTCGTGTCCTCCTTCTACTCTTCTTATTTAGCTTACACGTGTCTACTTCATTTTCTATATCACTATTGCTTCATCTGCTTCTTCATCTCATCTCATGCTTCTTCTTCCTTTGTTGCTGCGTTTCTTCTCTCGATCAATTAACACATATATTTTTTCCATCTCTTTTTTTTAAACGAAATTATATTAAAATTTTAACCCAAAAGGGTACCAGAATCTTACATTCCGGCACCGGAGAAACGTTTTGCAAGACCAACATGACGAGGATTAGACAAGACATCGAAACAAAAAACACAACAAGATTTACGACCCAAAAAATCTAAAGAGATAAGATACTCAGGCGAGGGTGAGAAGACCTAGCAAGGAGCCTCAACTCTGACGAACACTGATGGTTAGCGGATCCGACGCCACCGCAGACATCACGACAGCCAGTGTGTTCGAAACCGACCATGGATCCATCTACGATTATTATTCTCAGAAAGAGCCACGACTCTTGAACGCCGGCAACTACATGAGACACAACTCTCGAACTTCCTCCGCCAAGGTCCACTGTTGCTCCGCTGTCACAACCGTCTATGGCCACCGCGCACAAACACTAAATTCCGCCAGCCAAGAACTCTTCCGCCTGTAAGAGGGAGATGTCTCTGGTAAGTAAGACGAAAACAAAGGAGATAATAATAATGATTTACGTTTGATCATGTGTAGTCATAGTCCCTTTATAATAATGATATTATCTTAAGTCGCTTACGGAGAAGAAGAGTATTTAAGTTTCTAGGCAACAAGAGAAGAATGAGGAAAGTGACGTTGAGAGACAAAATGTTTTGATTGGTTTTTACAGTTTTTTCATTTAATGACATGGTTTTTACAGTTTTTTCATTTAATGACATGTCAATCTCTCATGCATTTTAAAATCTGATGTGTCATGCTCTGGAGAGAACTTTGCTTCATTATTGTGTTGATTTAATGAACTTTTATATGCATTAATGTCCGATTTAAACTTGCATCTTCATATGTAGTCTAGGAGAAATTCTTGGGTTCACCCCCTAGGGCGAACCTCTAGGTTCACCAACCAATAGTATTTGAGTATTTGATATTTGATATCTTTTAAAAAAGAAAATAAAATTGAATATCCAAATTAGATTATATATTTTTTTTAAAAATAATAAAAATACAGAAAAATAGTTACAAAAAATAAATTATATAATATTGTTAATTCTTCAACAAAATACTAAACCCTATACCCTAAATCCTAAACCCCTAAACGTTAAACCTTAAACTTTGGATAAACTCTAAACTGATAGAAAATCTTAAACCCTAAATCATACATTGAGTTACCAGGCCCGCGTTTTTCCATTTACGACGAAGTTACCAGGCCCACGTTTTTCCATTTACAACGAAATTACGTCACTGATAGAAAATCTTAAACCCTAAATCATACATTGAAAACTAAATTTTAATAACACTAAACCCTAAATCTTAATCACTAAACCCTAAACCCTTGGGTAAACTCTGAACCCTTGGATAAATCATAAACTCAAGGGTTTAATTTTAAATATTTTTGATTTAGAGTTTATGATTTATCCAAAGGTTCAGGGTTTATCTAAGGGTTTAGGGTTAGTGATTAGGGTTTAGGGTTTAATGTTATTAAGATTTAGTTTTTAATGTATGATTTAGGGTTTAAAATTTTCTAATGGTTTACAGTTTATCCAAGATTTAAGGTTTATAATTTAGGGTTTGGAGTTTAGGATTTAGGGTATAGGATTTAGTATTTTTCTAAAAGTTTAACAATATTTATTTATTTTTTTTTTTGTAACTATTTTTATGTATTTTTATTGTTTTATTTTTAAAATTTAATCTTATTTGGAAATTCAATTTTGTTTTTTTTTTTGAAGATATCAAATATCAAATACTCAAACACTATTGGTTGGTGAATCTAGAGGAGGTGAACCCAAGAATTTCTCATAGTCTAGTGATGCATATTTTTGTTTTGATTCGGGAATAATGCTAGCAAACTAAAACCAAAATTTAAATTTTGATAAAGTGAAAAAGTTTTTACGACGGTCAAAATGTTCAGACCACTTTAGAATGAGATGAGCACCCATTAACCATACACATACGTACGTAGGCTGATTTGAAATGAGCTCAAGCTTAGTTTCAGGTTTGAGTGGATAGGTTTTTATCTAACCAATGCCAGAAATTTAGTGTTTTCTTAGTACATTGCCTTGTACTCGAGTTGAACCATACTAATCATGTTCTTAGTTTTCTTCCATGCTTTTATTGGTCAACAACCAACCACAACGAATCGAATTTTCAACTTCGTAACATCTCTCTCCTATTCTCCTTTATGGCTTTGATTTATTGATCATTTTGATGGAGTTTTATGGTCTTATAAAGATTTGCTTACCTCTTTCTCATTCTTTTTAGCAACAAAAAACTCTCACACGTTATTTTCTCTTGGTTTTTCTGACTAGCATTCCTCTTACAGGTTTTCATTTGTCATTCTCTTGGTATCAATTGTTATATATTAATTTTATGTTTTGTATCATCATCTGTTAAGACTATAGTAATTGATAATAGCTTTTCCATATTGTAGAAATAGTGATATTTATAAACTTTGCTCTGGTAGTGGAGTGGAAGGCTGTAGATTATATTGTTGTATGTTGTAAAAAAATGTTGTTGGATGGTATGATCTTTATGTCGCCGGTTCGATTACGAATTTTGTTTTCAATATATTGACTTTTTTTCTTTATAAAAAAATCAATATAATGGCATGAATACAAAGTATCTTGTCTATGTCAAACCCACGACATGAAAGACTCGATTTACATGTCAATTACACTATTCGTGACCTTCATGACCATAGCCCTCTAATTTATCATGCAACATCAATCTAATAATTACGAAGGCAAATTAAATAGTCACATACTTTATCTATGTAGAACTGATCATTACTTTTTATTAAAAGTTTTATTGAAAAACCTTAACAATACATTTGAGAACTTAGTTTGTTTCATATATTATACATAGGTTTCAGAATAATAGTTAGTGTAGTTATCATCTAGTGGTAGACGGATTTCAAGGAGATCTGAGTTCGTAGTAACACCACCACATTAAATCCGTGTAGCCATATGATTATGTGAATATGAAACCTTGTTTTAACCCTCATTTGAATATTTAAAAAAGATGGTTCATCTGTGTGCTGCACATCTACTTAAAAATTAGTTTGGATCTTTCAATAGATCTAAAATACCACAAGGTTAATCCCAAAAAAAAAAATTAGTGTAGTTTTATCTGGACTGGAAAATCTTATCGACTCAAAAAGTATGTATTAAATAACTTTGCAATTTTTTTGTAATTATATTGAAATAGTGTATATCTTTAACTATAGAAGATATTTTTATTGTTTATCTCTTTAACAAAACAAATATTTAATTATATATACTGTTTTTGCCATTTGGAAAAGTTTCTGATAAAAACTCATTTACCTGGTGTTAAAAATACAAATTGCAATTACAACTACAAGATCTTCTTCTTCTTTTCCGGATTCGTTTCCATGCTATTGTGATAGTGAAATGATAATTTCTTCTACATATGCCATAAAACATTACAATATTTTGCCATTTGGCAAAGCTTCCCTTGTTAAAAGATCCTCTTCTATTTTACATATGCCACATATTATATTTTTTTTCTTTATACATGCAAATATCATTCAGGCATGCATTGACTAAATGCAGTCCTGATTTTTGTTTTATTCTTTCCATAATAACCCTATAAAGAAATGGTAATATCGTTTATATATATATGCCACATGTTTTTTTTTTTGTTTTCTATTTTGACAAAGTTTTGATATATCCAACTCATTTACAGTTGGCAAGTGCCACAATTACAAGATTTCATCTTTTCTTTTGGTTACTGTTTCAAGATTATAATGTAACACCTGTGGATATAAATAGCTTCATGCATGACTAATTATACACCATGATCCAGGCACAAACAATATAACTCACCTCTTTTAGTCCACAGAACTTAAGGCTAGTCCTCACATCCTCTTCCTTGATATTCCATGGATTCAGAAACAGTTACCAATGCAACCCTACCGAACCACCAAGACGAGACCGAGAAAGAGTTTGAGAAGAATCAACAACGGTACCAAGACCTAATCGCCACGTTTCCTCACACCCAAGGCTGGAGACCAAAATCTCCACTGATCGGATACGGTGGTCACTGGATAGTGAAGCCTCTCCTTGAACGTTGGCTTCACGCGCGAGACGTCTTCCAAGCACGACCCATTGACTTCTTCGTTTGTAGCTACCCAAAGTCAGGTACCACTTGGCTCAAAGCTCTAACTTTCGCCATCGCAAATCGGTCGGCCTCTGACTCTGACCAATCCTCAAACCCTCTCCTGAAATGTAACCCTCACGAGCTTGTTCCTTTCATCGAGGGTGAACTCTCTTTATTCCAACAAAATGATGCTGTCGAGGACAAAGGGAACACACTGTTCTCGACTCATATCCCTCATGGGTTATTACCCGAGTCGATTTCGAAAGCGGGTTCTAAGATGGTTTACATTTGGAGAGACCCAAAGGACACCTTTGTCTCCATGTGGAACTTCTTCCAGAAGGAAAGGTCAGACAATGGTCATCTCAACAGTCTTGAGGAGTCTTTTGATATGTTCTGTCGAGGCCATTCTTTGTACGGTCCTTATCTAGACCATGTCATGTCGTATTGGAAAGCTTATCAAGAGAAGCCAGATCAGGTTTTCTTCCTCAAGTACGAGACCATCAGAGCTGATCCTTTGCCCTATGTGAAGAGATTGGCTGAGTTTATGGGTTATGGATTCACATCTGAGGAAGAGGAGAAAGGGGTTGTTCAGGAAGTTGTGAACCTCTGCAGTTTCGAGTCGTTGAAGAATGTTGAAGCCAACAAAGGAGAGAAAGACAAAGAGGACATCAAAGGTAAGGTAAGCGGAGGTGATGTTCCTTCTAAGTTTTATCCGAATAGTGCGTATTTCAGAAAGGGAAAGGTCGGTG
It encodes:
- the LOC106317105 gene encoding cytosolic sulfotransferase 18-like, translating into MDSETVTNATLPNHQDETEKEFEKNQQRYQDLIATFPHTQGWRPKSPLIGYGGHWIVKPLLERWLHARDVFQARPIDFFVCSYPKSGTTWLKALTFAIANRSASDSDQSSNPLLKCNPHELVPFIEGELSLFQQNDAVEDKGNTLFSTHIPHGLLPESISKAGSKMVYIWRDPKDTFVSMWNFFQKERSDNGHLNSLEESFDMFCRGHSLYGPYLDHVMSYWKAYQEKPDQVFFLKYETIRADPLPYVKRLAEFMGYGFTSEEEEKGVVQEVVNLCSFESLKNVEANKGEKDKEDIKGKVSGGDVPSKFYPNSAYFRKGKVGDWSNYLTPEMAARIDGLMEEKFKGTGFFEYGN